A region of Paenibacillus sp. JNUCC-31 DNA encodes the following proteins:
- a CDS encoding TetR/AcrR family transcriptional regulator, translating to MTAHSIRDAALIHFARDGYEGASLRAIADEVGIKKPSIYAHFSGKDDLFLHTLAHAFKDVQRRTLEYFRDHSGLPLEQRLKGLLMWFELEYNSNASARFMLRMCYFPPLALYSEVMDLVYPFLDGMERSLTRLLEREIRNGGMPAVPVEQAAIAFMTFLDGITVEIIYGSSRRYKRRIEASWPVYWHGIQYLKVEAQTKVPKGDSSS from the coding sequence ATGACTGCACATTCGATTCGGGATGCTGCCCTGATCCATTTTGCAAGAGATGGTTATGAAGGAGCTTCCTTAAGAGCAATCGCAGACGAAGTCGGGATTAAGAAACCGTCCATATATGCACATTTTAGCGGCAAGGATGACTTGTTTTTGCACACGCTTGCGCATGCGTTCAAGGATGTTCAGCGTCGAACGCTGGAATACTTCCGTGACCATTCCGGTCTCCCTCTGGAACAGCGGTTAAAGGGGTTGCTGATGTGGTTTGAGCTAGAGTACAACTCCAACGCCTCTGCCCGCTTTATGCTGCGTATGTGTTACTTTCCGCCGCTTGCACTATATAGCGAAGTAATGGATTTGGTGTATCCATTTCTGGACGGGATGGAACGCTCACTGACTAGGCTGTTGGAGCGTGAGATTCGTAATGGGGGCATGCCGGCTGTTCCGGTAGAACAAGCTGCAATTGCTTTTATGACTTTTCTCGATGGCATTACGGTCGAGATTATTTATGGAAGCTCTCGTCGATACAAGAGACGTATTGAAGCGTCCTGGCCTGTGTATTGGCACGGCATTCAATATCTGAAAGTAGAGGCACAGACAAAGGTGCCGAAAGGAGATTCATCATCATGA
- a CDS encoding efflux RND transporter permease subunit, with product MKGIINFSLNNKFAIWILTIIVSFAGLYSGLTMKQETIPNINVPFLSVTAIDPGAAPEGIVEDVTKPLEQTLRNVEGIKTLTSTSMENASSITLEFDYGTDLDNATAAVREALNEVQLPDGVQKPTISKFSINSFPVVSLSLSDKDGGDLEQLTKLVETDIQPALEDIDGVAQVQVSGQYVKEVQLKFDQKKMNQLGLTEDTVNGIVQGSSVRVPLGLFELDKAQKAVVVDGNIIDLNDLKNLAIPVVPGGAGAGRGSATAPQGAGAPSDASAQAGGAAQGTAPGSAQGSDQAAGQAAGGNASVGSPSGAANAPGIPTVKLSEIAKIEVIGQAESISRTDGKESIGISIVKSNDANTVDVVKAVKDKAEELQTQFKNADLTVLLDQGKPIQDSVNTMLFKAMFGALFAILIILLFLRDIRSTIISIISIPLSLLIALTALNMMDITLNMMTLGAMTVAIGRVVDDSIVVIENIYRRLTLKGEKLKGRDLIREATREMFIPILSSTIVTIAVFLPLALVSGMVGELFMPFALTMVFALVASLIVAVTIVPMLAHTLFRKGLKNKQNHEKPGKMAEGYKRLLNWTLSHKLITVSVAVLLLVGSLFLYPFIGASFLPEQQDKYVTITYSPETGALREDVEKEALVAEKWLLTQPGLEKMQYSIGGSNPLSSMGGGSSNSALFYIEYNEDTKDFTKVKEQLVEGLKKEVTVGTWNELDMSGGLGGSSLSLSIYGDSVEQIKPVSDEILKLVEADTQSFEKADTTLSDTYGQYTLVADQEKLSSLGLTAGQLAMTLSPARERPVLTEVDIDNKTYKVYVETDKKTFTSIADIENEKVTSPLGIEVPIKDVAKVEEGTSPNSIMRIDGKVVVQVSANILASDVQKASTNLQANIDKLDLPDGVEVKFGGTTEQINDTFTQLGLAMLAAIAIVYFVLVVTFGGGLAPFAILFSLPFTVIGIMVGLFVAGGTLDVSAMMGGLMLIGIVVTNAIVLIDRVIHKEKEGMPTREALLEAGATRLRPILMTALATIGALLPLVTGLEESAGIISKGLGITVIGGLISSTLLTLVIVPIVYEFLMKFKKKRIED from the coding sequence ATGAAAGGAATTATTAATTTTTCACTGAACAACAAGTTTGCGATTTGGATTCTGACCATCATCGTTTCCTTCGCCGGTTTGTACAGCGGACTGACGATGAAGCAGGAAACCATTCCAAACATCAATGTGCCATTCCTGAGCGTCACGGCCATTGATCCGGGGGCAGCTCCAGAAGGTATTGTCGAGGATGTCACCAAACCACTGGAACAGACATTAAGAAATGTAGAGGGAATTAAGACACTTACCTCCACCTCCATGGAGAATGCTTCATCTATCACTCTCGAATTTGATTATGGTACCGATCTGGACAACGCTACAGCAGCGGTACGTGAAGCGTTGAATGAGGTACAATTGCCGGATGGTGTACAGAAACCAACCATTTCCAAGTTCAGCATCAACTCCTTCCCGGTTGTCTCACTCAGCTTGTCTGACAAAGACGGCGGCGATCTGGAACAATTGACAAAACTGGTTGAAACGGATATCCAGCCTGCACTCGAAGATATTGACGGTGTAGCTCAAGTCCAGGTTTCCGGCCAATATGTTAAGGAAGTTCAACTGAAGTTTGACCAGAAAAAAATGAATCAACTTGGTTTGACCGAAGACACAGTCAACGGCATCGTTCAAGGTTCTTCTGTCCGGGTACCATTGGGACTATTCGAACTGGACAAAGCACAGAAAGCTGTTGTTGTTGACGGTAATATCATCGATCTGAATGATTTGAAAAATCTCGCTATTCCGGTTGTACCAGGCGGTGCAGGAGCAGGCCGCGGTTCGGCCACAGCTCCACAAGGCGCGGGTGCACCAAGCGATGCTTCCGCACAGGCTGGTGGGGCGGCACAAGGTACAGCTCCAGGATCTGCGCAGGGTTCAGACCAGGCTGCAGGACAAGCCGCTGGTGGAAATGCCAGTGTGGGTAGCCCTTCAGGCGCCGCTAATGCACCTGGAATTCCAACGGTTAAATTAAGCGAGATCGCCAAAATTGAAGTTATTGGTCAGGCGGAATCAATCTCCCGGACAGACGGTAAGGAATCCATCGGGATCTCCATCGTCAAGTCCAATGATGCTAATACGGTTGATGTCGTTAAGGCGGTTAAAGACAAAGCGGAAGAATTGCAGACGCAGTTCAAAAACGCCGATTTGACTGTTTTGCTCGACCAAGGTAAACCTATTCAGGACTCTGTAAATACGATGTTGTTCAAAGCAATGTTTGGTGCTTTGTTCGCCATTTTGATCATTCTGTTGTTCCTGCGTGATATTCGATCCACCATTATTTCCATTATCTCCATCCCGCTCTCCTTGCTCATTGCATTGACAGCACTCAATATGATGGACATTACACTGAACATGATGACCCTGGGTGCCATGACGGTCGCGATTGGTCGGGTTGTCGATGACTCCATTGTCGTGATCGAGAATATCTATCGCAGACTGACACTCAAGGGAGAAAAACTCAAAGGCCGTGATCTGATCCGGGAAGCCACCCGGGAAATGTTCATTCCGATCCTGTCTTCCACCATCGTAACCATTGCGGTATTCCTGCCGCTGGCACTGGTGAGTGGCATGGTCGGTGAGCTGTTCATGCCATTTGCCCTGACAATGGTCTTTGCCCTCGTGGCATCCCTGATTGTGGCTGTTACGATTGTACCCATGCTGGCACACACGCTGTTCCGCAAAGGTCTGAAGAACAAGCAGAATCATGAGAAACCAGGCAAGATGGCGGAAGGTTACAAACGACTCTTGAACTGGACATTGTCACACAAACTCATCACCGTCAGCGTTGCTGTATTACTGTTGGTCGGCAGTTTGTTCCTGTATCCGTTCATCGGTGCAAGTTTCTTGCCGGAGCAACAGGATAAATATGTGACGATAACGTACAGCCCGGAAACTGGAGCTTTGCGTGAAGATGTTGAAAAAGAAGCTCTCGTAGCCGAGAAATGGTTGCTGACGCAGCCAGGTCTGGAGAAAATGCAATATTCCATCGGCGGCAGCAATCCACTGAGCAGTATGGGTGGAGGAAGCTCCAACTCTGCGCTCTTCTATATCGAATATAACGAAGATACAAAAGACTTTACCAAAGTGAAAGAACAGCTTGTGGAAGGTCTGAAGAAGGAAGTTACTGTAGGAACTTGGAATGAGCTCGATATGTCCGGGGGTCTGGGAGGCAGCAGCTTGAGCCTTTCCATCTATGGTGACAGTGTAGAGCAGATCAAACCGGTCTCGGATGAAATTCTGAAATTGGTTGAAGCAGATACCCAATCTTTTGAAAAAGCCGACACTACACTTTCCGATACCTACGGGCAATACACACTCGTCGCGGATCAGGAGAAACTGAGCTCGCTGGGTCTGACTGCAGGCCAACTGGCTATGACGCTCAGCCCTGCACGTGAACGCCCTGTACTCACAGAAGTGGATATCGACAACAAAACGTATAAAGTCTATGTAGAGACGGACAAAAAGACATTTACCAGCATAGCTGATATTGAAAATGAAAAAGTCACTTCACCGCTTGGCATCGAAGTACCGATCAAAGATGTCGCCAAAGTGGAAGAAGGCACCTCGCCGAACTCCATCATGCGTATTGATGGCAAAGTCGTCGTTCAGGTGTCAGCCAACATTTTGGCTTCCGATGTGCAAAAGGCTTCAACAAACTTGCAGGCGAACATCGACAAGCTGGATCTGCCTGATGGTGTTGAAGTGAAGTTTGGCGGTACAACCGAACAGATCAATGACACGTTTACCCAACTTGGTCTGGCCATGCTGGCAGCCATTGCGATTGTGTACTTTGTACTTGTCGTTACGTTCGGCGGCGGACTGGCGCCATTTGCCATCCTGTTCTCCCTGCCATTTACCGTCATTGGTATTATGGTCGGCCTGTTCGTGGCTGGCGGTACGCTAGATGTCTCTGCCATGATGGGTGGACTGATGCTGATCGGGATCGTGGTCACCAATGCCATCGTCCTGATTGACCGTGTTATTCACAAGGAAAAAGAGGGTATGCCTACCCGCGAAGCCTTGCTGGAAGCCGGTGCAACACGTCTGCGTCCTATTCTGATGACAGCTCTGGCTACCATCGGTGCCTTGCTGCCACTGGTTACAGGACTCGAAGAAAGCGCAGGGATCATCTCGAAAGGTCTCGGCATTACTGTTATCGGCGGCCTGATCAGCTCCACGCTGCTGACTCTGGTTATCGTGCCAATCGTGTATGAATTCCTGATGAAGTTCAAAAAGAAAAGAATCGAAGATTAA
- a CDS encoding phospholipase D family protein → MFSFGRKTSDRKSSRGKFPYIRTGLGLLVLWLITVMLYQTYKPLPPGISYESPVYRVDQVQFLTDLTYPSTDGQMEHEQQIFQRMLQVVEEAEQFVVVDMFLFNNYQHKGQHFPPVSTEFTDALVAKKNQKPDMDIWFITDEVNTNYNSAPNPLLERMKQAGIHVVITDVDPLRDSTPVYSAVWRTFFRWFGQSGDGWIPNLMATDGPDVTLRSYLKLLNVKANHRKVVVSEKTAIVYSGNIHDASAYHSNIGFEITGPVIGDILESEQAVLNFSGGGKLPSYTAPSTDPNKGDLRIRYLTEGKVNDAVLHEINLSVKGDTLWMGMFYIASPKVLDALLEASKRGTEIKLVLDPNENAFGQEKIGIPNRPVAAELHDKSDGKIQIRWYNTTKEQYHTKLMYIAKATGDHIVLGGSTNFTPRNMNDYNLENDLWVAAPANNAFTQSIANYFDRLWNNEDAKFTLDLDEFQEKTTFLKEIVYKLQLILGLTTF, encoded by the coding sequence TTGTTTTCTTTTGGCCGCAAGACATCTGACCGCAAGTCTTCACGCGGCAAATTTCCATACATACGAACAGGTCTTGGATTACTGGTATTATGGCTTATTACCGTTATGCTCTACCAGACCTATAAGCCATTACCACCCGGCATTTCCTATGAAAGTCCGGTATACCGTGTGGATCAGGTGCAGTTTCTCACTGATCTGACCTACCCCTCCACTGACGGACAGATGGAGCACGAACAGCAGATCTTCCAACGCATGCTTCAGGTTGTCGAGGAAGCGGAACAGTTTGTCGTGGTGGATATGTTTTTATTCAATAACTACCAGCACAAAGGGCAGCATTTTCCACCTGTCAGCACAGAGTTCACGGACGCCCTGGTCGCCAAAAAAAATCAGAAACCGGATATGGACATCTGGTTCATTACGGATGAGGTGAACACCAACTACAACTCTGCGCCCAATCCGCTGCTGGAGCGGATGAAACAGGCCGGAATTCATGTAGTCATCACAGATGTGGACCCTTTACGCGATTCCACTCCCGTGTATTCTGCTGTATGGCGCACCTTCTTTCGGTGGTTTGGTCAATCCGGGGATGGATGGATTCCGAACCTGATGGCAACCGACGGACCGGATGTCACTCTGCGCTCCTACCTCAAGCTGCTTAATGTGAAAGCCAATCATCGCAAAGTTGTAGTCAGCGAGAAGACGGCCATTGTCTATTCGGGCAACATTCATGATGCCAGTGCATACCATTCAAACATCGGTTTTGAAATAACTGGGCCCGTAATTGGGGATATTCTTGAGTCGGAGCAGGCTGTACTGAACTTTTCGGGCGGGGGCAAACTCCCTTCGTATACCGCCCCTTCCACAGACCCGAATAAGGGGGATTTGCGAATTCGTTATCTGACCGAGGGCAAAGTAAATGACGCGGTGCTCCATGAGATTAATCTATCCGTAAAAGGTGACACCTTATGGATGGGCATGTTCTACATCGCTTCACCTAAAGTATTGGACGCTCTGCTCGAAGCCTCGAAACGCGGTACCGAGATAAAGCTTGTCCTCGACCCGAATGAAAATGCCTTTGGTCAGGAGAAGATCGGCATTCCCAATCGTCCTGTAGCTGCCGAGCTGCATGATAAGTCGGATGGCAAGATTCAGATTCGTTGGTATAACACAACCAAAGAGCAATACCATACCAAACTGATGTACATTGCCAAAGCTACCGGAGATCATATCGTCCTTGGCGGATCAACCAACTTCACCCCCAGAAATATGAATGATTATAATCTGGAGAATGATCTCTGGGTCGCTGCCCCGGCAAACAATGCCTTTACGCAAAGTATCGCGAATTACTTTGATCGATTATGGAACAATGAGGATGCCAAGTTCACCCTGGACTTGGATGAGTTCCAGGAAAAAACGACATTTTTGAAAGAAATCGTATATAAGCTGCAACTGATCTTGGGTTTGACGACCTTCTAA
- a CDS encoding S-layer homology domain-containing protein produces the protein MFFRKTTRKVGIFILATSMLSLFGGVAYGQKTHLDIEGHWAEHTLSKWLSEGLIRGYSDQTLKPNNLITRGEFMALVNRQFDFNEVEEIHFTDLLSSNWSYLEVQKAIKAGYIQGYKDQTIRTSKPISRQEAAVILAGLLKLPSNEKATLAFKDSSEFVYWSKGAIGALFSKNIITGYTNGTFKPVSPITRAEAVVMLDKVITLIQEREREREREREREREKENESKDNGNIPSPSVPTANSGSPSTSNDSDSPSTTTGVRTSTIITTQGVKAVQGISQVATLTITSGANAPGSLRATFMDGVNPVTVYVELDGTEMDSEVASKVARAFDNTLIGWNVDVESASIYFTAVDPAVNNDQVKVTVESIMTGVVSSGSVITVPGSIHNNAGTAQIATLEIENGATAPGSYYVYFTDGVVSVRKDFYMMGTETAAEIASKIAEAFGTLVAGWSTEAEGVKVHFTSQVPGTHNESVRIYALEASGVGAPSSTLTVPGNPNTNTSQVVTLSLPYSESSGGPIGVKFTDGISSWTAYVSMMGSPETGSELADKIAAAFGSTIPNWIVSSSGREVIYTSELPAENNIKAMARLSGLNTGIGMPDSTITAVGKAPLPGTAQVATLVIDSGATSAGTITAKFTDGNITILQNVKLLGTETAAEVAMKIAMAFNNSLADWDVRSNDRKVIFTARVPSENNPNLSVVIEEATVGFGVVSSSITTPGTEMYAGVKQAITLKIDAPPSKPGTIRVLFQDGTTEVTKRVRLSGTETLDELADKIGSAFGNLMVGWSVTKVNHNVIFTANTPEDNKPM, from the coding sequence ATGTTTTTTAGAAAAACGACTCGAAAAGTAGGCATATTCATTTTAGCTACGAGTATGCTATCCCTGTTTGGTGGGGTTGCATATGGTCAGAAAACCCATTTAGATATTGAAGGACATTGGGCTGAACATACCCTTAGTAAATGGCTTTCAGAAGGATTGATTAGAGGTTATTCTGACCAAACACTCAAGCCGAACAATTTGATTACGCGTGGGGAATTTATGGCATTGGTTAATCGGCAGTTTGATTTTAATGAGGTAGAAGAAATACATTTCACTGACTTGTTGTCTTCAAATTGGAGCTATCTAGAAGTACAAAAGGCTATAAAAGCAGGCTACATACAAGGTTATAAAGATCAAACTATACGTACTTCTAAACCGATAAGTCGTCAAGAAGCTGCAGTTATTCTAGCAGGCTTACTAAAATTACCGAGTAATGAAAAAGCAACTTTAGCATTTAAGGATTCCTCAGAATTTGTATATTGGAGTAAGGGTGCTATAGGTGCTTTATTCTCAAAAAATATCATTACTGGTTATACAAATGGTACATTCAAACCGGTATCCCCAATTACGCGAGCTGAAGCTGTTGTGATGTTGGATAAAGTGATAACCTTGATTCAAGAAAGAGAAAGAGAAAGAGAAAGAGAAAGAGAAAGAGAAAGAGAAAAAGAAAATGAAAGTAAAGATAACGGAAATATTCCTTCACCATCTGTACCTACTGCGAACTCGGGTTCACCCAGTACATCTAATGACTCTGATTCACCTTCGACTACTACAGGAGTGAGGACATCCACAATAATTACCACCCAAGGCGTCAAAGCCGTCCAAGGTATATCTCAAGTGGCCACTCTCACAATAACAAGCGGTGCGAATGCGCCAGGTTCATTGCGTGCAACGTTTATGGATGGAGTCAATCCAGTGACCGTTTATGTAGAACTTGATGGAACTGAAATGGATTCTGAGGTAGCTTCTAAAGTAGCCAGAGCGTTTGATAACACGTTAATAGGATGGAATGTGGATGTTGAGAGTGCAAGCATTTATTTCACAGCAGTAGATCCAGCCGTTAACAACGATCAGGTTAAAGTCACTGTGGAAAGCATAATGACGGGTGTGGTCTCGAGTGGCAGTGTCATTACTGTTCCAGGTAGTATTCATAACAATGCAGGTACGGCTCAAATAGCAACGTTAGAGATAGAGAACGGTGCGACTGCTCCAGGTTCATATTATGTCTATTTTACAGATGGAGTAGTATCTGTCCGAAAAGACTTCTACATGATGGGAACAGAAACAGCTGCTGAAATAGCTTCCAAAATAGCAGAAGCATTTGGAACGCTCGTAGCGGGATGGAGTACAGAAGCTGAGGGTGTCAAGGTACATTTCACATCTCAAGTGCCAGGTACTCATAATGAAAGTGTTCGGATATATGCATTGGAAGCATCAGGGGTTGGGGCGCCATCGAGTACGCTTACGGTTCCAGGGAACCCTAACACCAACACTTCTCAGGTGGTCACGCTAAGTCTTCCCTATTCTGAGAGTAGCGGTGGGCCGATTGGGGTTAAGTTCACGGATGGAATATCTTCATGGACAGCCTATGTGTCTATGATGGGGAGCCCTGAAACAGGGAGTGAACTCGCTGACAAGATAGCGGCTGCATTCGGGAGCACGATTCCTAATTGGATCGTTTCTTCAAGTGGCAGAGAAGTGATTTACACTTCAGAGCTTCCGGCAGAGAATAACATAAAGGCTATGGCGAGACTTTCTGGATTAAACACAGGAATTGGCATGCCAGATAGTACTATAACAGCAGTAGGAAAAGCACCACTACCAGGTACTGCACAAGTGGCCACTTTAGTGATAGACTCAGGGGCAACATCTGCCGGAACCATTACGGCTAAATTTACAGACGGTAACATTACTATTCTCCAAAATGTTAAATTGCTGGGTACAGAGACTGCTGCTGAAGTGGCAATGAAAATAGCGATGGCATTTAATAACTCTTTAGCTGATTGGGACGTCAGGTCAAATGATAGGAAGGTTATATTTACAGCCCGAGTACCTTCGGAGAATAATCCTAATCTATCCGTGGTAATAGAGGAAGCAACAGTAGGTTTTGGAGTTGTATCCAGCTCGATCACCACACCGGGAACTGAGATGTATGCGGGCGTGAAGCAAGCTATAACTTTAAAAATTGATGCTCCTCCTAGCAAGCCAGGGACCATTAGAGTCTTATTCCAAGACGGTACAACTGAAGTTACCAAACGTGTTAGATTATCAGGAACAGAGACATTAGATGAATTGGCTGACAAAATAGGTTCTGCATTCGGGAATTTAATGGTCGGATGGAGTGTCACCAAAGTTAATCATAATGTCATTTTTACAGCAAACACGCCAGAAGATAATAAGCCAATGTAA
- a CDS encoding TetR/AcrR family transcriptional regulator, producing the protein MNEKKKLIITTALKLFSAKGSAATSMQEIAEICGMSKGSLYLMFKSKEELEASTMEYCIFTLMDEMSQIEHEAGLTSRERLHKQIETLLVHVSELKEFLRVQMRSMMMDDEQYRKERCNPQHKDLEVRTLHWFKDKLEDLYGPEIEPYTIDLILLTHGLFLSYVKIWFTEMPSLTVSKLANNMLQTIDYAALGLLGQRPEPLIPLEHWPAWSSDSDTDSTVMRHPIHIIKQMKDIITSDMPPGQLRNDALETIAILRQEMMEFTPRRAIILGMMRNLDHIPVIQPLHSELQHIMDAMYSRYIQAGSSQP; encoded by the coding sequence ATGAATGAGAAGAAAAAGCTCATTATTACCACAGCACTCAAACTGTTCTCAGCCAAAGGCAGTGCTGCAACATCCATGCAGGAAATTGCAGAAATATGCGGGATGTCGAAGGGCAGCCTCTATCTCATGTTCAAATCCAAAGAAGAATTAGAGGCCAGTACCATGGAGTACTGCATATTTACGCTTATGGATGAAATGTCCCAGATTGAACATGAAGCTGGCCTCACTTCGAGAGAACGTCTGCACAAGCAGATCGAGACACTGCTTGTCCATGTATCCGAGCTGAAGGAATTTTTACGCGTGCAAATGCGCAGCATGATGATGGATGATGAGCAGTATCGCAAGGAAAGGTGCAACCCGCAACACAAGGATCTCGAGGTCCGCACCTTGCACTGGTTCAAGGACAAACTGGAGGATCTGTACGGACCGGAGATTGAACCCTATACCATTGACCTTATTTTGCTCACCCATGGTCTGTTCCTTTCCTACGTCAAGATCTGGTTTACGGAAATGCCTTCCCTCACCGTCTCCAAGTTGGCAAACAACATGTTGCAAACGATCGATTATGCAGCTCTCGGATTGCTGGGTCAGCGCCCTGAGCCTTTGATCCCTTTGGAACATTGGCCCGCGTGGAGCAGCGATTCAGATACGGATTCCACTGTGATGCGTCATCCCATTCACATTATCAAACAGATGAAGGATATCATCACGTCTGATATGCCTCCAGGGCAATTGCGCAATGACGCGCTGGAGACCATCGCCATCCTGAGACAGGAAATGATGGAATTCACACCGCGACGTGCCATTATTCTGGGCATGATGCGCAATCTGGATCACATTCCTGTCATCCAGCCATTGCACTCCGAGCTTCAGCACATTATGGATGCCATGTATAGCCGGTATATCCAGGCTGGCTCGTCACAACCATAA
- a CDS encoding DMT family transporter encodes MNRNWLYVFIGGIIEIVWVSGLKHASNVWEWALTAVAIIFSFGLIIAASKKLPVGTVYAVFTGIGTAGTVLTEMLLFGEAFSLAKVLLIGLLLCGVVGLKLVTDQQSAKGGEA; translated from the coding sequence ATGAACCGCAACTGGTTATATGTATTCATCGGAGGAATCATTGAGATTGTGTGGGTAAGCGGGCTGAAACACGCCTCGAATGTTTGGGAATGGGCCTTGACGGCCGTTGCCATCATTTTCAGCTTTGGATTAATTATCGCTGCTTCCAAAAAGTTGCCTGTAGGAACGGTGTATGCCGTATTTACCGGGATTGGTACCGCAGGTACGGTACTGACCGAAATGCTGCTGTTTGGTGAAGCATTCTCCCTTGCCAAGGTTTTGCTAATCGGTCTGCTGCTATGCGGAGTGGTTGGACTGAAACTGGTCACGGACCAGCAATCAGCAAAAGGAGGTGAAGCATAA
- a CDS encoding DMT family transporter, with protein MAWMAIVGAGICEIFGVIGINGASSRKGWPYIVLMLVSFVFSFSLLSYAMTSIPMGTAYAVWTGIGTVGSTLTGMFLFGERKEAKRLLFIAMILVAAIGLKLIT; from the coding sequence ATGGCTTGGATGGCAATTGTTGGTGCAGGTATATGTGAAATTTTTGGCGTGATCGGCATCAATGGCGCTTCGTCTCGCAAGGGCTGGCCTTATATCGTGCTTATGCTTGTATCGTTCGTATTCAGCTTCTCGCTCTTGTCCTATGCCATGACTTCTATTCCCATGGGCACTGCATACGCAGTGTGGACTGGAATCGGTACGGTGGGCAGTACGCTAACAGGTATGTTCCTGTTCGGTGAGCGGAAGGAAGCCAAGCGCCTGCTATTTATAGCTATGATTTTGGTGGCGGCAATCGGATTGAAATTGATTACGTAA